From Marinifilum sp. JC120:
ACCGAACATAGCAATCTGGATTTTTGCAGTCATATCGTTTTTGCCATCAAGGATCATGTTTTGCTTGATAGCAATGAAGGTAACATTCCTTTCAATCAGTTCATCCACGATAGTCACAATCTGAGAAAGAGACCTACCGAGGCGAGAAAGCTCCGATACGATTAAAGTATCGCCAGATGCCAACATATCCATCAACTCATCGATGCGACGGTCCCGCAAGGACTTCCGTGAAGATATTTCCAACTTAAACCAGTGGTCGATATTCATGTCGTGGCTGCTGGCATATCTAAGAATTTCCAGTTCCTGATTCTCGGTGTCCTGCTTGTGAGTGCTGACGCGCATATAGGCAACTACTTTGGTCATATTCTTCTCCGTTTTCTTCAATGTAAAATAAAACCCCAAAACCAATTTAATTTTACGATAACAGTAAAAGAAAAGGCACGTTTTATTTTAGGATTTGGGCTTAAAAAGTGTAAAAGAAAACGAACGTTTTGTTGTCATTGGATTTGTATAATCAGCCTTTATATAGAGAAATTCCATATATGTGAGCCATATCAAAAGTGGACTCCAGAAGGGTTAGGGCTCAACAACATACCGGATGGGTTTCATTTTGCATTTGCAATAATGAATGGAGGGCTTCTGGTTGTCCGCACACTTTTGATTAGGTTCGCGCACAGCACACACAAAAGGTCCTACGTGAGTAGGTTAGTCCAGTGGTATGGACTTCCCCCCGATCTTCGGGTCGGGGGGTGGAAGTTTTTTTAATTTTCTCTTGACTATCTCTAGACTATTTGCGTAAAAGAATAGACAATGGGAGTTTTTTACACTTCCTCATAACCTACTCCCAGAGATTGGGAATCGGGAAACGATCATCGTAAGCCCAACCCTGTCAGAAGTCAGGGCAGTTAATCTTCAAGTCACCCCTGACGGATGACACCTATTACTGAAGCACACAGCTTCGACATTATTATTCACGATATTCACTGCGTCTTGAAGAGCAGGCAAACCCATACGGGGTGCCTCATTGGGAGGCTATTGCCCAATCATCTTTTTGGTTCAAGGAATACACATCAAAATGGAGAAACAACAATTATGTAATCAAGTTGAAATTACTGGTCCTTTCTACAATCTCAAAGACGCCGCCGAATACTGCGGTTACTCACCGGACCATTTCAGACACCTTGCAACAGAACATCAGGTTCCACGCTGTGGTCCTAATCGTAATAGATTTGCGGCCTCAACATTGAACACGTGGATGAGCACTCCCAACTGCTTTAAAATTAAGACTTTTACCAACAAACGAAGCCTTAAAAAGCTGGAGGTGTAACATGAGTGTACATAGAAGACCTGAAACTGGATCATGGCTTGTCAAATATAGAGATGAATTCGGGAAACAGAAAACCCAAACCTTTGGCAAAACAACTCAAGGCAAACGAAATGCGGAAGCATTCGACCTTGAGGTCAAGCTAAAGAAGAAACTCGGCGAGAAGATCAATCCTCATCACGATGACATGTACCTCGATGAGCTGACTCAATTATACATTGATCAGAAAAAATGTGAGGGCAAAGCGGGGCGTTGGCTCAAAGACTTCGCCTTCATCCTGAACTACCACATCCTCCCTGAACTGGGGACAGTACCTGTAAACAGACTGACTCAGAAAAAAATTGTGAGATTCATGATGTCACGCTACGCCGACAACTCTCCCACCACTCGTAATCGCTACATGTCTTATTTGAAGATCATCTTCAACTTCGGAGTAGATCAAGGATACACCGAACAGAATCCATTACAAAAATGGAAGAAAGCTAAGGAAAAACCCAGACAATCTACGCTATCGGTAGATGAGCTCAAATTGATCATAAAACATGCCACACAGCATGTAGCGTGGGCTATCGAGATTGCTTTTAATCTTGGGGTCCGCACTGGAGAAAGTGAGCTACTATCTTTGCAATGGAAATGGGTAGATTGGGAAAATAAACAAGTGCGAGTTTTCGCCACAAAAACAAACACATGGAGAACAATACCTGTAACCGATAGATTCCTTAGCAAACTAAGAAAATATCGGAAAAACGCAACCACACCGTACTTGGTCGAGTATAATGGTAGGCCGATCAAAAGCATACGCAAAGGATTCAGAAATGCATGCAAAAGAGCAGGATTGCCCGACAGCATCATAACGTATGATATCAGACACCTACATGCAACCACAGCCCTTAATAATGGGGCAGATTTAGCATCTGTGTCAGCAATATTAGGACACGCTTCAACGAAGATGACCGCTGACCAGTACTATCATGTACAGAAAAATGAAAAAATACGTGCTGTAAACTTATTACCTCAATTGTAGAAAACACGATGTCGGGGACTGGGTCCTTGGCATCGCATTTAAAATTAAAATTAACCCAAAGAGGAATTCGAAATGAAAAATATGTATGAAAATAACGAAATGCAAACTCAGAACTATCACCAGAATAGATACCTTGGCTCCCCTGCAAACCTTAAATACCACGTTGATCAATCCGGTGTTCAAGGTCATTGGGAAACTCAGGCCAATCGATATATCTACCATCTTTTAAACGGTGGCGAACTGTATTGGTATCCGAAAGATGGTTCAATTGACCTTCTAGGCGCACAGGAAGGCGACAAACAGGCTCTTGCAACCCAGCTCACCTGTTTTGCCACAGCTTAATCAAACAACTCGAAAACCTAACCTTAACACGCCAGTCCTTCTTCGGAGGGGCTGGCGTTCTTTTACCCTATGAACCTCCTATCACTAATACTGCAATTTTCGAATAAATGTCCGGTCATTTCGCGATAGGACTTATAAACAGATAAACATGGAGATTTTATGAGATTTAACAATCTGATTACTCAATCTGAAGTAGACCAGATGTTTGAAAAAGGAATGACATTACAGCACAGCAATACTGATCTGATTTTAAATGCCTACATTGCCGATGGAGTACATTATTACTGTGTACGAGATGTCGTAATGGATAGATTTGATTTAAAAGTCACAGATGAGCCCCAAACCTTTGAATTAATCTCGTTTGAAGATGCAGGAAACAAATATAGCAACGGCTACCGAAGTCTTTGCCAAACTCTGTGGAAATTTGACCGCCCAGTCTACGTTCGTTCTGGCAAACTATTTGTCAACCCAGCTGACCTTCAGTTTATTTACGAGCAGTACTCTGAAGGTCTAAAAGAATTCCTTAGCGATTCCGAATCACCGATATAATAAAAAATAGTTTCGACAAGACTGTATGAGCAAGCCAGTCCTTCTTCGGAGGGGCTGGCATTTTTTTTGCCCCATGAGAAACAAATTAAGTGGAACTCCCGTTTAATAGCCTTTCTACATAGATAACAATAAACAGGCATGCAATAAGAACCTCCCGCGGTAACCGATCCAACCGATTGCCAAGTTCCAAATCCTTATATGAATGATGAGCAAAATAATTTCGTGCTGTAACAAAGGACATTACTAAATTGAAAATTGATCTTCTCTCTCTCGGCCAGTTGCGACCTAAATGGCTATTTTCGGTAAAATAAAAAATATTCTCTGGAGCTCCATCAAGCCGAGTTAATTTCCATGCACTTACAGCTGATGCCAATGCTTGCCCCGCAACACGATGTTCACTCTTGCCTTCATTTCTTTCACCAATAACCAAAGACAACCTCGTAAATACAGTCTTCAGATCAAACGGGACCTCGGCATGCTTCGCTAGTATAGACCGCAACAAGACTTCAGTTCTAATGGTGATCACTAAAAGCTGATCCAACAACCTTGGTTGCTTAAAATTAACTCTACATTTAGAATCTGTTTTTGAATTTAAAGCATCGTGCATATCACAAAAAGAACGAATCCAGCATTCAAAACCAGCATACTGAGCTAAGTTATCATAGACATCTGACCAACTTTGCTCACCACAATCCAAAGGAACACCCTTAAGATATAAGGGCACATACCTTCCGAACTTCTGTTTAAATAATATTTCCTCAACGGGTAGAACATCAGATAAGTTTGCCCAGCCCAAATTGTCTCTTTCCGAAATCCACTCTGAGTATAGCAGAGCTTCCGTATATTCTCCAGAATAACACAACATTTCAAAAACACAGAAGACATCAAACTTTAATGATTCAAGTCCCCTCTGCCAGTCAGTTATACCATCTCTGTTCAACCCGAAACTCCAATCTTGATAGATCGTAAGCAACATTTTCAAATCTTCTTTTAAATCACCAACACTTGAATTGCACTGTTGCAATACATATTCTACCAGCTCCCCGTAGCTTGCCTGAACTTTCACGTTAGATTTGAGTATACCAGCCATTATAGTTCGGTACCATGAAACTCGATTAAACGTACTGGAATATTTCTGTGCCCACTTACTTTCTGTCCTGCGCACAGAATCAATAAATCTAGACTTGCCTTCACACCCACGCAAGTACCTGTCTATAAATTTACATTGTATTAGGGCTTCCAGCAAAACATAAGACTTCCAGTAAGGGAGATAAGCCTCATAAGGATAAAACTTCCTGCCGTTATCATGCGTTAACAGCTTGATATTACCCGGAATATCTGCTTGAAATTCGTTAACGAATTCCTCTTTGAGCGACGAATCGTAAGGGTGACAAAACTCAGTTAAACGCCCGTCAGAGTAAAATGGAGAAATAGAAATTTCATATAACCTAGCCGCCTCCGAAGCTTCACACAAAAGATCATCGCTAGTAGTACCCAAAACAGGGTATCCGACCCATGCTTTGAACATCTGTTCTGGAAGCTGAACAAATAGCTCAGGAATAAGAGCACCACATGCAATTAAATCCACTAGTTTAACCCCATATGGCAACTTTTTAGTTCCAGTAACCTGCGTACTAACACTGAGAAATCGTGACGAGCACATGTCAGCCCTACCATAAAAGAGCAGTCCCACATTTAGGTAACGACAATACAGATCGCTTTCATCACTAGTCACCGTTCGCGTTAAATCGTTCAACTTCTTAATTTCTTTCATGCGATTTATAATACACACATTCTATCATACGACAACAAACCTATTAGAATTTGACTCTCAAAATCAAAAAATAGGTGAACCACAAATGTTCCCCGCACGGTTCCCCAAACGAAAAAAGGACTTACAACTTTTGTTGTAAGTCCTTGATATTCTTGGTGGAGCTGGACAGAATCGAACTGACGGCCTCTTGAATGCCATTCAAGCGCTCTCCCAACTGAGCTACAGCCCCACTTGTGTTGGGTGAAGATGTGTTTATAGAATCCAGCCCCGGCTGTCAACACTCTTCACCCAATTAAATCAAAAAACTTCAACCCAAACACTACCTTCAATATGATCTAAGGCTTTAATTCACGCCGAATATCGACAGTATTATCATTTAGAGTGGTTGCCTCGCCAATATCCGAAAGCCGTTCGTGATGCAGGGTGTTGACCAGATTACCGTTGGCGGACTGG
This genomic window contains:
- a CDS encoding DNA-binding protein, with the translated sequence MEKQQLCNQVEITGPFYNLKDAAEYCGYSPDHFRHLATEHQVPRCGPNRNRFAASTLNTWMSTPNCFKIKTFTNKRSLKKLEV
- a CDS encoding site-specific integrase, encoding MSVHRRPETGSWLVKYRDEFGKQKTQTFGKTTQGKRNAEAFDLEVKLKKKLGEKINPHHDDMYLDELTQLYIDQKKCEGKAGRWLKDFAFILNYHILPELGTVPVNRLTQKKIVRFMMSRYADNSPTTRNRYMSYLKIIFNFGVDQGYTEQNPLQKWKKAKEKPRQSTLSVDELKLIIKHATQHVAWAIEIAFNLGVRTGESELLSLQWKWVDWENKQVRVFATKTNTWRTIPVTDRFLSKLRKYRKNATTPYLVEYNGRPIKSIRKGFRNACKRAGLPDSIITYDIRHLHATTALNNGADLASVSAILGHASTKMTADQYYHVQKNEKIRAVNLLPQL
- a CDS encoding resolvase → MTKVVAYMRVSTHKQDTENQELEILRYASSHDMNIDHWFKLEISSRKSLRDRRIDELMDMLASGDTLIVSELSRLGRSLSQIVTIVDELIERNVTFIAIKQNMILDGKNDMTAKIQIAMFGVLAEIERDLISDRTRSGLARAKANGKTLGRPKSSQSSILDEKKNEIAEMLEKGISKASVAKVMGVSGPALHYFLKTRQIAR